The proteins below come from a single Mycolicibacterium sp. TY81 genomic window:
- a CDS encoding transposase yields the protein MVPTTQSADLRKYYSKHTKNDRIDSELLARLPLLHPEGLREYSGQGPADPLRRLVKQRSTMVKRRVAVYARLDALVELLGPAWYAVLGSNYGIAALEFLARYADPNAVIRLGHGRLSRFLIARSRGAWRSDHAAGLIAAAKETLALWGSDGMNFAELAEDIAHEAEQALFLTRQIKQIDERVANLYADADPDGIVASAPGVGPVISAVIAGRIGDPHRFTSLAAVRAYTGLVPKVSQSGVGKVESSITKAGDPLLREMLCTAADQARKVDPQIAAKYQRLMAGDRHHDSAICHLATLLVTRIATCMRAGQPYALRDVDGTPITEAQGRVLVKERYQIEPRRRDNIRHHRMRDRRKQRAGQESQESPNAPTSRPATNHPTSQHIA from the coding sequence ATGGTTCCCACCACCCAATCGGCGGATCTTCGCAAGTACTACTCCAAGCACACCAAGAACGATCGGATCGACTCCGAGTTGCTGGCCCGGCTGCCACTTCTTCATCCCGAAGGCCTGCGTGAGTATTCCGGCCAGGGACCTGCAGACCCGTTGCGGCGCTTGGTCAAGCAGCGCTCCACCATGGTCAAACGCCGGGTCGCCGTCTACGCCCGACTCGATGCACTCGTCGAGCTCCTCGGGCCGGCTTGGTATGCGGTGCTCGGTTCGAATTACGGCATCGCGGCGTTGGAGTTCCTGGCCCGTTACGCCGATCCGAACGCGGTGATCCGCCTCGGCCACGGACGTCTGAGCAGGTTCTTGATCGCCCGGTCCCGTGGCGCGTGGCGCAGCGACCACGCCGCCGGCCTCATCGCCGCGGCCAAGGAAACCCTCGCGCTGTGGGGGTCGGACGGGATGAACTTCGCCGAACTGGCCGAAGACATCGCCCACGAAGCCGAACAGGCGCTGTTCTTGACCCGCCAAATCAAGCAGATCGACGAACGAGTCGCGAACCTGTACGCCGACGCCGACCCCGATGGGATCGTTGCCTCGGCTCCCGGCGTGGGACCGGTCATCAGCGCCGTGATCGCGGGGCGGATCGGTGATCCGCACCGATTCACCTCACTGGCGGCGGTGCGCGCCTACACCGGACTGGTCCCCAAGGTCAGCCAGTCCGGGGTGGGCAAGGTCGAATCTTCGATCACCAAGGCCGGTGACCCACTGCTGCGCGAAATGCTCTGCACCGCAGCCGATCAAGCCCGCAAGGTCGACCCGCAGATCGCGGCGAAGTACCAGCGGCTGATGGCCGGCGACCGCCACCATGATTCGGCGATCTGCCATCTGGCCACTCTGCTGGTCACTCGGATCGCCACGTGCATGCGCGCCGGCCAGCCCTACGCCCTACGCGATGTCGACGGCACCCCCATCACCGAAGCTCAGGGCCGCGTGCTCGTCAAAGAGCGCTACCAGATTGAGCCGCGCCGCCGAGACAACATCCGGCACCACCGTATGCGCGACCGCCGCAAACAGAGGGCGGGCCAGGAGTCACAGGAGTCGCCGAACGCTCCAACATCCAGGCCCGCCACCAATCACCCTACGAGCCAACACATCGCTTGA
- a CDS encoding DUF402 domain-containing protein: protein MHAPKHETFDLAARTNTDPKGIVRAVDVYRVEPWGLYMARPTPGRPQFHYLESWLLPSIGLRASVFHFNSGHERDQDFYLDVGRFTAGEQAWTSEDHYLDLVVRSGKSVELEDVDELLDAVRHHLLSTDDGERAITTATAAIEGLAQHNYQLNNWLASLGMSLTWRDG from the coding sequence ATCCACGCACCCAAGCACGAGACGTTCGACCTGGCCGCCCGCACGAACACCGATCCCAAAGGCATCGTGCGGGCCGTCGACGTGTACCGGGTCGAGCCGTGGGGCCTGTACATGGCGCGTCCCACCCCCGGCCGCCCGCAGTTCCACTACCTGGAGTCGTGGCTGCTGCCGTCGATCGGCCTGCGGGCCAGCGTCTTCCATTTCAATTCGGGACATGAGCGCGACCAGGACTTCTATCTCGACGTCGGCCGGTTCACCGCCGGTGAACAGGCCTGGACGTCCGAGGACCACTACCTGGATCTGGTCGTCCGGTCGGGCAAGAGTGTCGAGCTGGAGGATGTCGACGAACTTCTCGACGCGGTGCGTCACCACCTGCTGAGCACCGACGACGGCGAACGCGCCATCACGACGGCGACGGCCGCCATCGAAGGGCTGGCCCAGCACAATTACCAGCTGAACAATTGGCTAGCCAGTCTCGGTATGTCACTGACCTGGCGCGACGGGTAA
- the coaE gene encoding dephospho-CoA kinase, with protein MLRIGLSGGIGAGKSTVSSTFAAEGGIIVDGDVIAREVVEPGTEGLAALVAAFGADILLPDGSLNRPALAAVAFSDEEKRKTLNGIVHPLVGKRRAELIDAAPMGSVVVEDIPLLVESQMAPLFPLVVMVHADEDVRVARLVEHRGFSEEDARARIAAQATVEQRQAVADVWLDNHGSADELAAAARELWEQRIVPFARNVQAGVPATVAPAVVPYDETWPEQARRIVARLNTACGHRAVRVDHIGSTAVPGLDAKDVIDIQVTVKSLDVADELTDLLLAAGYPRVADITEDVAHTDDKTLWQKRFHASGDPGRPTNVHIRVDGWPGQQFALLFPVWLAANPDERVEYLALKHDAMAAAPATSGEYADAKEPWLAGAYRRAWAWADETGWRP; from the coding sequence GTGCTTCGTATCGGACTGAGCGGCGGCATCGGCGCCGGAAAATCCACTGTGTCATCGACCTTCGCGGCGGAAGGCGGCATCATCGTCGACGGTGATGTGATCGCCCGCGAGGTGGTGGAACCCGGCACCGAAGGGCTGGCCGCCCTGGTGGCGGCCTTCGGCGCGGACATCCTGCTGCCCGACGGTTCGCTCAACCGGCCGGCGCTGGCCGCGGTGGCGTTCAGCGACGAGGAGAAGCGCAAGACCCTCAACGGCATCGTGCACCCGCTCGTCGGCAAGCGCCGCGCCGAACTCATCGACGCCGCCCCGATGGGTTCGGTTGTGGTGGAAGATATTCCGCTGCTCGTCGAGTCGCAGATGGCACCGCTGTTCCCGTTGGTCGTCATGGTGCACGCCGACGAGGACGTGCGGGTCGCGCGGCTGGTCGAGCACCGCGGCTTTTCGGAGGAGGACGCTCGCGCCCGGATCGCGGCGCAGGCGACCGTCGAGCAGCGACAGGCCGTCGCGGACGTCTGGCTCGACAATCACGGCAGCGCCGACGAACTGGCCGCCGCGGCCCGCGAACTGTGGGAGCAGCGCATCGTTCCGTTCGCGCGCAATGTGCAGGCCGGCGTGCCGGCCACGGTGGCACCGGCCGTGGTGCCGTACGACGAGACGTGGCCCGAGCAGGCCCGCCGCATCGTGGCCCGGTTGAACACCGCGTGCGGCCACCGGGCGGTGCGGGTCGACCACATCGGGTCGACGGCGGTACCGGGCCTGGACGCCAAGGACGTCATCGACATCCAGGTGACCGTGAAGTCGCTCGACGTGGCCGACGAGCTCACCGATCTGCTGCTGGCCGCCGGCTACCCCCGAGTCGCGGACATCACCGAAGACGTGGCCCACACCGACGACAAGACGCTGTGGCAGAAGCGCTTTCACGCCTCCGGCGATCCCGGCCGGCCGACCAACGTGCACATCCGGGTCGACGGCTGGCCGGGCCAGCAGTTCGCCTTGCTCTTCCCGGTGTGGCTCGCCGCCAACCCCGACGAGCGGGTCGAGTACCTGGCGCTCAAACACGATGCGATGGCGGCCGCTCCGGCCACCAGCGGCGAGTACGCCGACGCCAAGGAGCCCTGGCTCGCCGGCGCGTACCGACGGGCCTGGGCCTGGGCCGACGAAACCGGTTGGCGCCCTTAG
- the rpsA gene encoding 30S ribosomal protein S1, with product MPSPSITSPQVAINDIGSAEDFLAAIDKTIKYFNDGDIVEGTIVKVDRDEVLLDIGYKTEGVIPSRELSIKHDVDPNEVVSVGDEVEALVLTKEDKEGRLILSKKRAQYERAWGTIEELKEKDEAVKGTVIEVVKGGLILDIGLRGFLPASLVEMRRVRDLQPYIGKEIEAKIIELDKNRNNVVLSRRAWLEQTQSEVRSEFLNQLTKGAIRKGVVSSIVNFGAFVDLGGVDGLVHVSELSWKHIDHPSEVVQVGDEVTVEVLDVDMDRERVSLSLKATQEDPWRHFARTHAIGQIVPGKVTKLVPFGAFVRVEEGIEGLVHISELSERHVEVPDQVVQVGDDAMVKVIDIDLERRRISLSLKQANEDYTEEFDPSKYGMADSYDEQGNYIFPEGFDADSNEWLEGFEKQRDEWEARYAEAERRHKMHTAQMEKFAAADAEAAARPATSGSSRSEESTGGTLASDAQLAALREKLAGNA from the coding sequence ATGCCAAGTCCCTCCATCACCTCGCCGCAAGTAGCCATCAACGACATTGGCTCGGCCGAGGACTTTCTCGCCGCTATCGACAAGACCATCAAGTACTTCAACGATGGCGACATCGTCGAAGGGACCATCGTCAAGGTGGACCGTGACGAGGTCCTGCTCGACATCGGCTACAAGACCGAAGGTGTCATTCCTTCTCGCGAACTTTCCATCAAGCACGACGTCGACCCCAACGAGGTCGTTTCCGTGGGCGATGAGGTCGAAGCCCTCGTTCTCACCAAGGAGGACAAGGAAGGCCGCCTGATCCTCTCCAAGAAGCGGGCTCAGTACGAGCGCGCCTGGGGCACCATCGAGGAGCTCAAGGAGAAGGACGAGGCCGTCAAGGGCACCGTCATCGAGGTCGTCAAGGGCGGCCTGATCCTCGACATCGGCCTGCGGGGCTTCCTGCCCGCATCGCTCGTCGAGATGCGCCGTGTCCGCGATCTGCAGCCGTACATCGGCAAGGAGATCGAGGCCAAGATCATCGAGCTCGACAAGAACCGCAACAACGTGGTGCTGTCGCGTCGCGCTTGGCTGGAGCAGACCCAGTCCGAGGTCCGCAGCGAGTTCCTCAACCAGCTCACCAAGGGCGCCATCCGCAAGGGTGTCGTGTCCTCGATCGTCAACTTCGGCGCGTTCGTCGACCTGGGCGGCGTGGACGGCCTGGTGCACGTCTCGGAGCTGTCCTGGAAGCACATCGATCACCCGTCCGAGGTGGTTCAGGTGGGCGACGAGGTCACCGTCGAGGTGCTGGACGTCGACATGGACCGCGAGCGGGTTTCGCTGTCGCTCAAGGCGACTCAGGAAGACCCGTGGCGCCACTTCGCCCGTACCCACGCGATCGGTCAGATCGTCCCGGGCAAGGTCACCAAGCTGGTTCCGTTCGGTGCGTTCGTCCGCGTCGAAGAGGGCATCGAGGGCCTGGTGCACATCTCCGAGCTGTCCGAGCGTCACGTCGAGGTCCCGGACCAGGTGGTCCAGGTCGGCGACGACGCGATGGTCAAGGTCATCGACATCGACCTGGAGCGTCGCCGCATCTCGCTGAGCCTCAAGCAGGCCAACGAGGACTACACCGAGGAGTTCGACCCGTCGAAGTACGGCATGGCCGACAGCTACGACGAGCAGGGCAACTACATCTTCCCCGAGGGCTTCGACGCCGACAGCAACGAATGGCTGGAAGGCTTCGAGAAGCAGCGTGACGAGTGGGAGGCCCGGTACGCCGAGGCCGAGCGCCGCCACAAGATGCACACCGCCCAGATGGAGAAGTTCGCCGCGGCCGACGCCGAGGCAGCTGCCCGCCCGGCGACCAGCGGTTCCTCGCGTTCCGAGGAGTCGACCGGTGGCACCCTCGCCAGCGACGCCCAGCTGGCGGCGCTGCGCGAGAAGCTCGCCGGCAACGCCTAA
- a CDS encoding PrsW family intramembrane metalloprotease produces the protein MPRRIRKVGAPLGVIIGLGVLIGCVLILTTLTNPIGMTIGFVLASIATAVVLLTYLWFDRWEPEPPRLLIFAFIWGSSISVVISVVLETMSTPLLGKDGFAAMAIGAPVIEEAAKGAFLLLMMTGRRRNELNSLTDCLVYAGFVAAGFAWLENIFYIAMGETIAHSLLTAALRLIMGPFAHPLFTSMTGIGVYLALQHRGAGAKVLYIGLGYVAAVVMHMLWNGSTVVGAGAYFAVYLFWMVPIFTLAIVTGVLGRRREQRVVAEKLPGLIASGLITPNEATWLGSMRTRKAAIATATRIGGAPAGKSVKEFAVQVVELAFVRDRIDRGLADQRTYQRHAEEAYWLTATRAQAPVLQWLTNYRAV, from the coding sequence ATGCCGCGGCGAATCCGCAAGGTCGGTGCGCCCCTCGGCGTGATCATCGGCCTCGGTGTGCTGATCGGCTGCGTCCTGATCCTGACCACGCTGACCAACCCGATCGGCATGACCATCGGTTTCGTCCTGGCCAGTATCGCGACCGCGGTGGTGCTGCTGACCTACCTGTGGTTCGACCGCTGGGAGCCCGAGCCACCGCGGCTGCTGATCTTCGCGTTCATCTGGGGTTCCTCCATCAGCGTCGTCATCTCGGTGGTCCTGGAAACCATGTCGACGCCGCTGCTCGGCAAGGACGGCTTCGCCGCGATGGCCATCGGCGCACCGGTGATCGAAGAGGCCGCCAAAGGCGCGTTCCTGCTGCTGATGATGACCGGCCGCCGCCGCAACGAACTCAACTCGCTGACGGACTGCCTGGTCTACGCCGGTTTCGTCGCCGCGGGCTTCGCCTGGCTGGAGAACATCTTCTACATCGCCATGGGCGAGACCATCGCACACTCCCTGCTCACCGCCGCGCTGCGGCTGATCATGGGCCCCTTCGCGCATCCGCTGTTCACCAGCATGACCGGCATCGGCGTGTATCTGGCACTACAGCATCGCGGCGCCGGCGCCAAGGTGCTCTACATCGGACTCGGCTACGTCGCCGCGGTGGTCATGCACATGTTGTGGAACGGGTCGACCGTCGTCGGCGCCGGCGCCTACTTCGCGGTCTACCTGTTCTGGATGGTGCCGATCTTCACCCTCGCCATCGTCACGGGCGTCCTGGGGCGCCGACGCGAGCAGCGGGTGGTCGCCGAGAAGCTGCCCGGGCTCATCGCCTCCGGCCTGATCACCCCCAACGAGGCGACGTGGCTCGGCTCGATGCGGACCCGCAAGGCAGCGATCGCGACGGCGACGCGGATCGGCGGCGCACCGGCCGGTAAATCGGTGAAGGAATTCGCCGTGCAGGTCGTCGAGTTGGCGTTCGTCCGGGACCGCATCGACCGGGGCCTGGCCGACCAGCGGACCTATCAGCGGCATGCCGAGGAGGCGTACTGGCTGACCGCCACGCGGGCGCAGGCGCCGGTGCTGCAGTGGCTGACCAACTACCGGGCGGTGTGA
- a CDS encoding LysE family translocator yields MLAHLLDVLPAFLVASVILAALPGPATALFLHRSVRDGRKAGLAAVVGNEIGVCGWTLAGGGGLSILLAANHWLSLALHVVGAAILIWLGISAWRSAKHPTDMAVTMPLRGRTPGAAFRAALVSIAANPKAAAFGIVVLPQFLPAGGPVLPTLLVLAAIQLVIDTSWCVGVVLAADKARNILSRNHIRQRIERAMGAILVALGIGLAADA; encoded by the coding sequence ATGCTCGCGCACCTTCTCGACGTCCTGCCGGCCTTTCTGGTCGCGTCGGTGATCCTGGCCGCGCTGCCCGGACCGGCGACGGCACTGTTCCTGCACCGCTCGGTGCGCGACGGCCGCAAGGCCGGTCTGGCGGCCGTCGTCGGCAATGAGATCGGCGTCTGCGGGTGGACGCTCGCCGGCGGTGGTGGGCTGTCGATCCTGCTGGCGGCCAACCACTGGCTGTCGCTGGCGCTGCACGTCGTCGGCGCCGCCATCCTGATCTGGCTGGGCATCAGCGCGTGGCGCAGTGCGAAACACCCCACCGACATGGCCGTGACCATGCCGCTGCGCGGACGCACCCCGGGTGCGGCGTTCCGTGCGGCACTCGTGTCGATCGCCGCCAACCCGAAGGCCGCGGCGTTCGGCATCGTGGTGCTCCCCCAGTTCCTGCCGGCCGGCGGCCCGGTGCTGCCGACGCTGCTGGTGCTCGCCGCCATCCAACTCGTCATCGACACCTCATGGTGCGTCGGCGTCGTCCTGGCGGCCGACAAGGCCCGGAACATCTTGAGCCGCAACCATATTCGTCAGCGCATCGAACGCGCCATGGGCGCGATCCTGGTCGCGCTCGGGATCGGCCTGGCCGCCGACGCTTAG
- the polA gene encoding DNA polymerase I, with protein MLLDGNSLAFRAFYALPAENFKTQGGLTTNAVYGFTAMLINLLRDEKPTHVAAAFDVSRKTFRKEKYPEYKEGRAATPDEFRGQIDITKEVLGALGITVLAEDGFEADDLIATLATQAEAEDFRVLVVTGDRDSLQLVTDDVTVLYPKKGVSDLHRFTPDAVVEKYGLTPTQYPDFAALRGDPSDNLPGIPGVGEKTASKWINQYGSLQALVDHVDEVKGKVGDSLRANLSSVILNRELTDLVRNVPLAHTPEALRVQPWDRDRIHQLFDDLEFRVLRDRLFDTLSPVEPEVELGFDVRGGLLEPGTLAAWLAEHSNGSRFGMAVAGTHKAFDADATAVAIVSASGEGVYIDTTRLDAEDEAALASWLADPGPPKALHEAKLAWHDLLGRGWPLAGVTSDTALAAYLVRPGQRSFALDDLSVRYLGRELRAESKEEQQLSLLDDPDEVDDAAIQALIVRAAAVGDLADALDVELAKIDSLALLGQMELPVQRALAEMENAGIAVDIDLLGRLQSQFSDQIRDAAEAAYAAIGEQINLGSPKQLQVVLFDKLEMPKTKRTKTGYTTDTDALQSLLDKTGHPFLQHLLAHRDATRLKVTVDGLLNAVASDGRIHTTFNQTIAATGRLSSTEPNLQNIPIRTEAGRQIREAFVVGKGFTELMTADYSQIEMRIMAHLSGDAGLIEAFNTGEDLHTFVASRAFGVPSEEVTAELRRRVKAMSYGLAYGLSAYGLASQLKISTEEAKQQMDQYFDRFGGVRDYLHSVVEQARKDGYTSTVLGRRRYLPELDSSNRNVREAAERAALNAPIQGSAADIIKVAMINVDRAMKDAGLKSRILLQVHDELLFEVAEGERDALETLVREQMGSAYPLDVQLEVSVGYGPSWDAAAH; from the coding sequence ATGCTGCTGGACGGCAATTCACTGGCGTTCCGAGCGTTCTACGCGCTGCCTGCCGAAAACTTCAAGACGCAGGGCGGCCTGACCACCAACGCGGTGTACGGCTTCACCGCCATGCTCATCAATCTGCTGCGCGACGAGAAGCCGACGCACGTCGCGGCGGCCTTCGACGTCTCTCGCAAGACGTTCCGCAAAGAGAAGTACCCGGAGTACAAGGAGGGGCGGGCCGCGACGCCCGACGAGTTCCGCGGCCAGATCGACATCACCAAAGAGGTGCTGGGCGCACTCGGCATCACGGTGCTGGCCGAAGACGGCTTCGAGGCCGACGATCTGATCGCCACGCTGGCCACGCAGGCCGAGGCGGAGGACTTCCGGGTGCTGGTCGTCACGGGCGACCGCGACTCGCTGCAGCTCGTCACCGACGACGTCACGGTGCTGTACCCGAAGAAGGGTGTCAGCGACCTGCACCGCTTCACCCCCGACGCGGTGGTGGAGAAGTACGGCCTCACCCCGACGCAGTACCCGGACTTCGCGGCGCTGCGTGGCGACCCGAGCGACAACCTGCCCGGTATCCCCGGTGTGGGCGAGAAGACCGCGTCCAAATGGATCAACCAGTACGGCTCGCTGCAGGCGCTGGTCGACCATGTCGATGAGGTCAAGGGCAAGGTCGGCGACTCGCTGCGGGCCAACCTCTCCAGCGTCATCCTCAACCGTGAGCTGACGGACCTGGTCAGGAACGTGCCGTTGGCGCACACCCCGGAGGCCCTGCGGGTGCAGCCGTGGGACCGTGACCGCATCCACCAGCTCTTCGACGATCTGGAATTCCGGGTCCTGCGGGACCGGCTGTTCGACACCCTGTCGCCCGTCGAGCCCGAGGTCGAGCTCGGCTTCGACGTCCGCGGCGGACTGCTCGAGCCGGGCACCCTGGCGGCCTGGCTGGCCGAGCACAGCAACGGGAGCCGCTTCGGCATGGCCGTCGCGGGCACGCACAAGGCCTTCGACGCCGACGCCACGGCGGTCGCGATCGTGTCGGCCAGCGGCGAAGGCGTCTACATCGACACCACGCGGCTGGACGCCGAGGACGAAGCGGCGCTGGCGTCGTGGCTGGCCGATCCGGGCCCACCAAAGGCGCTGCACGAGGCGAAGCTGGCGTGGCACGACCTGCTGGGCCGCGGCTGGCCGCTCGCCGGAGTCACCTCGGACACGGCACTGGCGGCCTATCTGGTCCGTCCGGGGCAGCGCAGCTTCGCCCTCGACGACCTGTCGGTGCGCTACCTGGGCCGCGAACTACGCGCGGAAAGCAAGGAGGAACAACAGCTTTCCCTGCTCGACGATCCCGACGAGGTCGACGACGCCGCGATCCAGGCGCTGATCGTGCGGGCCGCGGCCGTCGGCGATCTGGCCGACGCGCTCGACGTGGAACTCGCCAAGATCGACTCGCTGGCGCTGCTCGGCCAGATGGAGCTTCCGGTGCAGCGGGCCCTCGCCGAGATGGAGAACGCCGGCATCGCCGTCGACATCGACTTGCTCGGCCGGCTGCAGAGCCAGTTCTCCGACCAGATTCGCGACGCCGCCGAGGCGGCCTACGCGGCGATCGGTGAGCAGATCAACCTGGGCTCGCCCAAACAGCTGCAGGTGGTGCTGTTCGACAAGCTCGAGATGCCGAAGACCAAGCGCACCAAGACCGGCTACACCACAGATACCGATGCGCTGCAATCACTTCTGGACAAGACGGGCCATCCGTTCCTGCAGCATCTGCTGGCGCACCGCGACGCGACCCGGCTCAAGGTCACCGTCGACGGTCTGCTGAACGCGGTCGCGTCCGACGGCCGCATCCACACCACGTTCAACCAGACCATCGCCGCCACCGGCCGGTTGTCGTCGACCGAGCCGAACCTGCAGAACATCCCGATCCGCACCGAAGCGGGCCGGCAGATCCGTGAGGCCTTCGTCGTCGGCAAGGGCTTCACCGAGCTGATGACCGCCGACTACAGCCAGATCGAGATGCGCATCATGGCGCACCTGTCGGGTGATGCCGGCCTGATCGAAGCCTTCAACACCGGCGAGGACCTGCACACCTTCGTCGCGTCGCGGGCCTTCGGCGTGCCGAGCGAAGAGGTGACCGCGGAGCTGCGCCGCCGGGTCAAGGCCATGTCGTACGGCCTGGCCTACGGGCTGTCGGCGTACGGCCTGGCCTCACAGCTGAAGATCTCGACCGAAGAAGCCAAGCAGCAGATGGACCAGTACTTCGACCGGTTCGGCGGGGTGCGCGACTACCTGCACTCGGTGGTCGAACAGGCCCGCAAGGACGGCTACACCTCGACGGTGCTCGGGCGCCGGCGCTACCTGCCGGAACTCGACAGCAGCAACCGCAACGTCCGCGAGGCCGCCGAGCGGGCCGCGCTCAACGCGCCGATCCAGGGCAGCGCCGCCGACATCATCAAGGTCGCCATGATCAACGTCGACCGCGCGATGAAGGACGCCGGGCTGAAGTCACGAATCCTGCTCCAGGTGCACGACGAATTGCTGTTTGAGGTGGCCGAGGGCGAGCGGGATGCGCTGGAGACCTTGGTGCGCGAGCAGATGGGCAGCGCCTACCCGCTGGACGTACAGCTCGAGGTGTCGGTGGGTTACGGCCCCAGCTGGGACGCCGCCGCGCACTAA
- a CDS encoding LysR family transcriptional regulator, whose amino-acid sequence MELRQFEYFVAVAEEANFTRAAERIHVAQPAVSAQIARLERELGEPLFDRARREVRLTAAGRAVLPHARAALAAAADARTAVGELSDLVRGAVTIGTVTAHDVDMPSLLARFHEAHPHVDITLGTDNSDVLIEGIRTGQLDAAIVSVGIELSEGLAAVVVTDQPIVAAVALDDPWHTRRTVRLPELAGRAVIALPVGTGIRHQFDGACADAGVDVHVAFEASTPQALADLAARGLGVAVLPQAMVRSRADLHLIRLTPALRGRLVFAWRAGGPMSPAARELVNMARRLLAVGGAE is encoded by the coding sequence ATGGAACTGCGGCAGTTCGAGTACTTCGTCGCCGTCGCCGAGGAAGCCAACTTCACCCGCGCCGCCGAACGCATCCACGTCGCGCAACCCGCGGTCAGCGCCCAGATCGCCCGGCTGGAGCGGGAACTGGGCGAGCCGCTGTTCGACCGCGCCCGGCGAGAGGTCCGGCTGACGGCGGCGGGGCGGGCCGTGCTGCCGCATGCGCGGGCGGCCCTCGCGGCGGCGGCCGACGCGCGCACCGCGGTCGGCGAATTGAGCGACCTCGTGCGTGGCGCCGTCACCATCGGCACGGTCACCGCGCACGACGTCGACATGCCGAGCCTGCTGGCCCGGTTCCACGAGGCCCATCCACACGTCGACATCACGCTCGGCACCGACAACTCGGACGTGCTGATCGAGGGCATCCGCACCGGGCAGTTGGACGCCGCCATCGTCTCCGTCGGTATCGAGCTGTCGGAAGGCCTGGCTGCCGTCGTCGTGACCGATCAGCCGATCGTGGCCGCCGTCGCTCTCGACGATCCGTGGCACACCCGGCGAACCGTGCGGCTGCCCGAGCTCGCCGGCCGCGCCGTCATCGCGCTACCCGTCGGCACCGGCATCCGGCACCAGTTCGACGGGGCGTGCGCGGACGCCGGCGTCGACGTCCACGTCGCGTTCGAGGCGAGCACGCCGCAGGCCCTGGCCGACCTCGCGGCCCGGGGTTTGGGGGTGGCCGTGCTGCCGCAAGCGATGGTCCGCTCGCGCGCCGATCTGCATCTGATCAGGCTGACGCCGGCGCTGCGCGGGCGGCTGGTGTTCGCGTGGCGGGCCGGTGGGCCGATGAGCCCCGCGGCCCGGGAGTTGGTGAACATGGCGCGGCGGTTACTGGCTGTCGGTGGGGCTGAATAG
- a CDS encoding FAD-dependent monooxygenase — MTPVLIAGAGIGGLTTALTLHARGFDALVLERAHDLQPLGVGINLLPHAVRELTELGLGDALTAMAVAPSAIRFYTHRGDLLFTEPRGLAAGDAYPQLSVHRGRLQMMLLDAVRERLGADAVRTGSGVTGFRQHADGVVVDTAAGEVAGSALVGADGINSVVRAALHPGDDPLLSSGITMYRGACDITPFLDGHTMAIVKADNGVDLITYPIGGGQVNWVLQVPAGQPGPLQGDAKWNAPATADDVLPHVADWHLDWLDMDALIGRTPAVFSYPMVDKDPLPHWGDGRVTLLGDAAHPMYPVGANGASQSIVDARVLADELASHGFAGLRSYERARLAETADVIAANREMHVAGASRAPADLARVTTRYRTETANSTRGGATAH, encoded by the coding sequence ATGACACCAGTACTCATCGCCGGCGCCGGTATCGGCGGCCTCACCACAGCCTTGACGCTGCACGCGCGCGGCTTCGACGCGCTCGTGCTGGAACGCGCACACGACCTGCAGCCGTTGGGAGTTGGGATCAACCTGCTGCCGCATGCGGTCCGCGAACTCACCGAGCTCGGGCTCGGTGACGCGTTGACCGCCATGGCGGTGGCCCCGTCGGCCATCCGCTTCTACACCCACCGCGGCGACCTGCTGTTCACCGAACCCCGCGGACTGGCGGCAGGCGATGCCTATCCGCAGCTGTCGGTGCACCGTGGCCGGCTGCAGATGATGCTGCTCGACGCCGTGCGTGAACGCCTCGGCGCCGACGCGGTCCGCACCGGCAGCGGGGTCACCGGATTCCGGCAGCACGCCGACGGCGTCGTCGTGGACACCGCGGCAGGCGAGGTCGCGGGCTCTGCGCTCGTCGGCGCCGACGGCATCAACTCCGTGGTGCGCGCGGCCCTGCACCCGGGCGATGACCCCTTGCTGTCGTCCGGTATCACCATGTACCGCGGCGCCTGTGACATCACGCCGTTCCTCGACGGGCACACCATGGCAATCGTCAAGGCCGACAACGGGGTTGACCTCATCACGTACCCCATCGGCGGTGGCCAGGTGAACTGGGTCCTCCAGGTCCCCGCCGGGCAGCCCGGCCCACTACAGGGCGATGCCAAGTGGAACGCGCCCGCGACTGCCGACGATGTCCTGCCGCACGTGGCCGACTGGCACCTCGACTGGCTCGACATGGACGCGCTGATCGGCCGCACCCCGGCCGTGTTCAGTTACCCCATGGTCGACAAGGACCCCCTGCCGCACTGGGGTGACGGCCGGGTGACCCTGCTCGGTGACGCCGCCCACCCGATGTACCCCGTCGGGGCCAACGGGGCATCGCAGTCGATCGTGGACGCGCGGGTGCTCGCCGACGAACTGGCGTCCCACGGCTTCGCCGGGCTGCGCAGTTACGAGCGGGCGCGCCTTGCCGAGACCGCCGATGTCATCGCCGCCAACCGCGAGATGCACGTCGCGGGGGCGTCGCGGGCGCCGGCGGATTTGGCGCGGGTCACCACCCGGTACCGGACGGAGACGGCGAATAGCACCCGAGGCGGCGCAACTGCTCACTGA